The DNA region TTTTATTTCCATAAATTATAAAAGGAATTGTATACATAGAATTTGTAGGAGCATACTCATTTCTTCCCATTTTCATTTTTTTAATATCATCAAAAACCTCTTCGCCATGATCAGAAAGATACAATAAAGATGCACTAGTTTTTATATGTTTAACATCTTCAATCAACTTTGATACTACATAATCATTATAATAAACTGCATTATCATAACTATTATAGCTTTCAGTCTGTTTGTCATCTAGTTTGTCAGATACTTTTAGATTATCAAATTTTGCAAATTTTGTAGGGTATCTATAATCATATCTTGAATGTGCACCTAAAAGATGAACAACTATAAACTTTTTCTTAATCTTTTTATCATTTAATACTTCACTAAAGGGTTTCAAAACAACTTCATCATAAGAAGAACTATTTTGCCTTCTATTATTATTTAAATATATCTGATGATCAGCAATTTTAGAAAATGTTGTAAGCATTGTATTTCTTTTTGTTTGAGTTTGTTGATTAGTTATCCAATAAGTCTCATATCCAGCTTGTTTCATGATATTTAATAAATTTACTTTTTTTAGATACATATCTGGATTTTTTTCATCAGCAAAAGTTAAAGCTTGTTGTAAAACTTCAATTGTATATGGTCTAGGAGAATATACATTTTTAAATACAATTAAATCATCTTTCATTTTATTTAATCTTGGAGTTGTATCTCTTTCATATCCATAAAGACTCATTCTATTTCTATTTGTAGATTCACCTATAACTAATACAATAGTATTAACATTATTGCTTAAATCTTTTAAGTTTTTAACAGGTGGAAGTTTACTATTTTTTGCAAGTAATTCTTCCATATCATTTAAAACTTTTTTATAACTAATATAACCAAAAATGATATTCCAAGGTGTTGAACATTGCATTTTTATCATTTGTTTTTCTACTGAACTTTCTAATTGAGAACTGCCTAATATATAACTTTTTGCAAATGTTTCTGTTGAAATTAAAAAGAAAATAGGAATTAAAATTAACTTTTTAGAAATAATAAAATTCAAATTATCCAATCTTTTCCAAAGAAAATAAGGAATTACAGAATAAGCAATAATTGAAGGAATCATCCACCAAGAAAAATATGTATGTAAAAATTCATTTGATTCTACAATATTTGATTCAAATATTATATAAATTACACTTTGAGAAAACTCTTGTTTATATATAAAAAAATAAAATAAACTTGGCAAAGAAGCAAACCATAAAACAATTCCAATAAATAATGCTACTTTTTTTGAATACTTTTGAAAAAGAATAATTGGAACTAACCAAAGAAAAGTTACATAAAAAGAATCACGTAATCCTACAAAACCTGAAACATTAAAAACAAAACATAAACTTTGGTAAACTGCTGAAAAATAAAAGAAAAAAAGTTGATACTTAAGAAGCATAAGTATATTAAAATTTTTTAAACTCATAAAACACCTTAATTAAAATAATATGTGAAATCATAAACTTTTTAAGTGAATGAAGAGTGAACAAAATATGAATTTTATATGAACACTGTTCATATAAAATAATAAAAATATAGAGATAATATATTAAAATATATTATAATTTTTTTTAGTTATAATAATAGTTTATAAAATGGAGTAAAAAATGTTAAAAAAAATAAAAAATTTTTTTAAAAAGAAAACTTTTTCATGTATTGTTTGGGATGGGAAATGTATGAAATATCTAGAGCTGACACAAGAAAGAATAGATGAAATAAATACTAATCCAAAATACAAAGATTGGTCAGTAACAATAAACGAAAATGAATCTCATTTAAAATAATCAACTAAATTACCAAATTATATTTCTAATTTTTTTATA from Malaciobacter molluscorum LMG 25693 includes:
- the cptA gene encoding phosphoethanolamine transferase CptA, which translates into the protein MSLKNFNILMLLKYQLFFFYFSAVYQSLCFVFNVSGFVGLRDSFYVTFLWLVPIILFQKYSKKVALFIGIVLWFASLPSLFYFFIYKQEFSQSVIYIIFESNIVESNEFLHTYFSWWMIPSIIAYSVIPYFLWKRLDNLNFIISKKLILIPIFFLISTETFAKSYILGSSQLESSVEKQMIKMQCSTPWNIIFGYISYKKVLNDMEELLAKNSKLPPVKNLKDLSNNVNTIVLVIGESTNRNRMSLYGYERDTTPRLNKMKDDLIVFKNVYSPRPYTIEVLQQALTFADEKNPDMYLKKVNLLNIMKQAGYETYWITNQQTQTKRNTMLTTFSKIADHQIYLNNNRRQNSSSYDEVVLKPFSEVLNDKKIKKKFIVVHLLGAHSRYDYRYPTKFAKFDNLKVSDKLDDKQTESYNSYDNAVYYNDYVVSKLIEDVKHIKTSASLLYLSDHGEEVFDDIKKMKMGRNEYAPTNSMYTIPFIIYGNKKYREINDYKKMKTLTNRYFSSSDLIYTFSDFAKLRYDSLDLSRSVLSQDYIQRPILIGDPENKKTLRDLLKKPFIYKKIELKS